Below is a window of Candidatus Omnitrophota bacterium DNA.
TTTTTGTGGGAGTGCTTAAAGGCGAATATCGACGTGGCTTACAGGGTGATCCACCCGGGCCTGCCCATAAGGCCTGGTACGCTAAGGGTGAAAACAGGACTAAAGTCCGACGCGGGCCTTACGTTCCTCGCGAATTCTATAACGCTGACTCCCGGAACGACGAGCGTCGATATAGATAAAGAGAACGGTTATATTTACGTCCATTGGTTATCGGTGAAAGACGGCCTTCCCGGGAACAGGCTGCCTGTAGCCGAAAAGTTCGAAAATATATTGAAGAGGATATTCGAGTGAAGATAAGTAAGTCTATGCGTTGGGTGATGGGGCTCGTCTCGATACTTGCGGTTGCGGGGGCCATAATATTCATGCCGGTCCCTTCCATGCTCGAGTGGCAATCGAATTTCCTGGCGCGCAGTTTTCTGTGCCTGATCTTTTCCGCTTTCCTTTGTCTCTATCGCCTTTTGAGGGGGCCGAGCGCTCCGGACAGGGCGGTGGCGATAGACATGCTCGGCATACTGATAGTCGGTTTTTGCGCGGTCTTAAGCATACCGACGGGGCGGGACTGGTATATAGATGTAGGCATAGCATGGGCGCTGCAGAGCTTCATCGGCATTATGGCCCTCGCGAAATACCTGGAAGGAAAAGACCTCGATGAATGAAACTATAGGCAGCGCATTGGTAATCATAGGGATCCTGTTCGACTTCTTCGGATGTCTGGGACTCATCCGTTTTCCCGATGTCTATACCCGTCTTCAAGCCTCGGCCAAGTGTATTACGATGGGGACATGCGGGATACTCCTGGGCCTGCTCGTTTTTAAAGGATTTACGGCTACCGGATTAAAAGCGCTTCTTTGTCTCGTGTTTATAATACTGACTGCGCCGGTGTCGGCGCATGCCTTGGCGAGAGGGGCATACCGCTCGGGTGTTAAACCATGGGAGGGAACAGTTATCGATGAGTACAGAGACGATTGCGAAAGGTGAGAGTCTGATCATGGATATAAAAGTGATCCGGGATATGGCAGTATCGATGGCTGATAAAGTGTACGACATGCTCGAATTGACGCAGAAGGGCTTCATGGAGCACAAGACCGAATTCCTTGCGAGCGCCATGAAGATAGAAAATGAGCTTAACGCCATGGAGAAGCTCCTCACCAGGAGCATCCTGGAGTTGTCCGGGGAGTCCCGTAAGAATGAAAAGGACCTCGTTGCCCTGGAGCAGATGGTTGAGATGTTCGAGAGGATGGGGGATGAGGCGGCGAACCTGGTAGAAAGGATCGAAATAAAGATACACGAGAAGCTCCTTTTCAGCGAGGCCGGCGTCGAGCAATTCAACGAGACGTATAACGCGATGAAACAGTCTGTAAATATAATGAGGGATTTTTTAAAAGCGAAGAATTCTATATTGAAGAGAAGGGTTATAGATAACGGTTTTCATGTCAAGGAGCTGGTAGAGCGTTACCGCAAAGAGCACGCCAACAGGCTCGTCAGGGGCATGTGCACGCAGATGGGGGCCAATATGTATTTCGATATGCTCGACTTTACCGGGAACCTGGCGAGACACGCGTCGAATATAGTGAAGCTATTCTAAGGTAAGGCTCAATAATGCGATATCCTAAACTCAGGGAATTAATAGAGGCGATAACGGCGCTCGTCAAAGGCCCTTACACGACGAAATATCCGTACAAGCCGCATGAGCCCGCGAAACGGTTCCGCGGCAAGCCGGAATATTCGAACGAGGGGTGTATTGCCTGCACCGCCTGCTCGCTCGTCTGCCCGGCCAGGGCCATAGAGTTCAGGGATACGCTGTCCGGCAAGACGCCTACGAGGAGGATGATCCTGCATCTGGATGAGTGCCATTACTGCGGACAGTGCAGCGCGCTTTGCACCACAAGGGACGATACGCCTCCCGGGATAAAGCACACCACGCAGTTCGACCTTGCCGGATTTGACAGGGCGAGCATGGTATCCACTACCGAGGAGAAGGAACTTGTAATGTGCGAGGTCTGCGGCGATGTCGTTACGGCTAAAGCGCATCTTGAGTGGATAGCGAAAAAGCTGGGACCGCTTGCCTTTTCTAATCCCACCTTATTTATAACGACCCTGAAGAATATGGGTTTTGCCGATAACGTCCTGCAGGCGGCGCGCGATTACGCCCTGAGGCCCGACAGGATAAAGGTTCTCTGCGCAAAATGCAGAAGAAAAGCGACTCTTGAAAAATTATGACCCCTGCGTGAACGACGGATTGAGAACAGAACTTAAGGCAAGGATCAAAGGCAGTGTCGCGATAGTAGCTATCGGTAATATCTTAAGAGGCGACGACGGGCTCGGCGGAAAGATCATAGAACTTTTGAGGTCAAGGAACGTAAAAGCGGCGCTGTTCGATTGCGGGACGGCGCCGGAGAATTATATATTCCCGATACTCTCGACTTCCTGCGATACAATTATATTGATCGACGCCGCGGACCTCGGCATCAGGCCGGGAGAGGCCAGGGTCGTAGGGTTAGAATCCATATCAGGCGTAAGCTTTTCCACGCATAACCCTTCTCCGCGGTTATTCACAGACCTCCTTAAGACAGGCAGGGATGATCTTAATATTTTCGTTGTCTGCGTCCAACCCAAGAGCACGGTCCTCGGGCAGGGCTTAAGCAAAGAGGTGCTGGAAGGTATCGGCATCCTGGCCGATGCTTTTTTGGATGTGCTGAAATGAAGCTTTTTCCGGTGCCGCGATGAGCAAAATAGATGTTTTGATCGAAGAATTGGTATATCCGCCGGGAGCGCCCGACGCCTTGAAGACCCTCCGAAGCCTTCCTTATTGTTTTTTCCTCGATAGCGCGTCAAGCCCCCGGACGCTCGGCAGGTATTCCTTTTTAGGCTGCGATCCTTTTCTCATATTCAGGAGCAAAAGAGATCTCATAGAACTGGAATGGTCCGGCGGAAAGACCGAGACGCTAAGGTCAAACCCGTTCGATGTATTACGCCGCCTGTTAAAAAAATATACCGTTGTCGGATCCGATGATAGGGTGCCGTTCGTTTCCGGCGCAGTCGGGTATTTCGCCTATGACCTTAAAGATTTTGTCGAAAAGCTGCCTGACAGCGCATGCGATGACCTGGACCTTCCGGATTGCATATTAGGTTTTTACGACACTATCGTAGCTTATGACAACCTGACCGGCAGGACGTACATAGTGAGTTCTGGGCTTCCTGAACTGGGCCCTGCCGCGAACGACCGCCGCAAAAAGTCCCGCCTAGGCTTCTTCAAAGAAAGAATATCGGGCAGTTATTGCAGAAAGACAGAATTCGCGGCGGATACCGAGCCTATCTTAGAGTCGAATTTTTCGAAGGCCTCCTATATCAAAGCTGTAGAGAAGGCTAAGCGCTATATAAAGAAGGGCGATATATACCAGGTAAACCTTTCGCAGCGGTTTCACGCGCATGCCGGTATTGACCCGCTGTGCCTTTACTCGCGCTTAAGGCAGGTAAGCCCGGCCCCTTTTTCGTCGTTTCTGGGATTTCGCGAAGTATCGATTGCCGGTTCCTCGCCCGAGAGATTTTTGCTGAAACGGGGGAGATACATCGAGACGAGGCCCATTAAAGGGACGAGGCCGCGGGGAAGCGATACCATAGAAGATTCTCTCCTGGCGCAGGAGCTGGCGCGGAGCCGCAAAGACCGCGCTGAACATATTATGATAGTGGACCTTGAGCGGAACGATCTGGGCAGGATATGCGTTTACGGTTCTGTGCGGCCCGCTGATTCCTTTGTCCTGGAGAAATATTCGAATGTATTCCATCTGGTGTCGACAGTAACGGGCGTTCTGAATAACGGCGTAGACGCCGTAGATTGTCTGCTGGCGACGTTCCCGGGCGGCTCGATCACAGGCGCCCCCAAGATACGCTCGATGGAGATAATCGAGGAACTTGAGCCGGTCAAGAGGTCTGTATATACCGGCGCCATAGGATATATATCGTTCGACGGGAATATGGACACATCTATAGTCATAAGGACTTTTCTAATAAAAGGCGATGACGTTTATTTCCAGGTAGGGGGAGGCATAGTGGCCGATTCCGACCCGGAAAAAGAATATGAGGAGACACTTGATAAGGCGAAGGGGCTGATGCAGGCGCTCGGTGTGACTAATGTTCCGGCGGCAGAACCTTTGTCCGCCATGCAGGAGCAGATATGAAGATATGGATGAACGGGAAGTTTGTTGGCGGGGAACGGGCGAAGATCTCCGTATTCGACAGGGGATTCCTTTACGGCGACGGTGTGTTTGAGACAATGAGAAGTTACGCCGGAAAGGTATTTTGTCTCGACGAGCACGTCAGAAGGCTCTCATCCTCGATGAAGGCCGTGAGGATACGTCCGCCATATTCCGAGAAACGACTGAAAGATATAGTGCGGAAGTGTCTTGAAGTAAACAAACTGAAGAGCGCATATATACGGCTTGCCATTACGAGGGGAGAGGGGAGGTTCGGGATATATTACACCGACGCATTCACACCCAATGTCGTGATAGTGGCGAAGGAGTTCGGGCCTTACCCGGGCTGGATGCACAGCCAGGGCATAAGTGCCTGCGTAGTCGGCGTCAGGCAGAATGAATATTCTCCGGTATCATATGTGAAGTCGATGAATTTCCTGAATTATATCCTCGCCAGATTTGACGCCAAAGATAAAGGATGCGATGAGGCGATACTCACGAATACAAGAGGCCTCATAGCCGAGGCGGCTACCAGCAATATATTCCTGGTTAAGAGCGGAACGATTATCGCTCCGTCGCTGGATACTGGAATAGTGCCCGGTATCACAAGAGACGTCGTTATCAGAATAGCCCGTAAGATGCGGATTACCGTTAAAGAAAAGAAGGTCACGCGCAGCGAAATGCTGGGCGCCGACGAGGCCTTCCTTACAAACTCTCTCGTCGAGATCCTGCCGGTGACGAAGATAGACGGCCGCAGGATAGGGGAGGGCATCCCCGGTGAGTTCACAAAGCTACTCCATATCTCATACCAGAAAGAAGTCATCCGTCAGACGCTGAGCTAAATTATTACACATTCCTTTCGCTCTGTCCATCTACTCGTCCAATAAATTTTATGGGTCCCCGCCTGCCAGCGAGAGACTGCTTCAGGCGGGCAGGCTGCCGCGGCTTGGACTTTTTCTTTTAAAGGGCTCGTATGGGTTTATCCCGCCATCTGTTTAGCTCGGAGCGGGATCCCGCCTCAAGTATTACTCCGGGCGGGACAATCTATCACGGGTATATTCTGTGCGCGTATCTATGTATCCCGAACTATAGTCTTTAACATTCGGGCATCCCATCCAATCCGCCTATCGTTAACTCCATCGGATTGGGTTTACAATCTGTAGTCGTAGGGGAGGTTTAAACCTCCCCTACGACATAAGCGCGTATCTATATGCCCGAACTATTCTCGCTGTATTCGGGACACCCCATCCCTGCCCGCCTGACTTAGCTTGCTGCGATCAGGCGGGCATACTTCGCCCTTTATTGAGAAAAAGTCTCAAGCCGTGTCACCCGAAAAATTTCCAGATGAAAGCAGGCTTGAAAACCTAAGCCGACGTTATGATGAGCACATTGTCCCGCCTAGAGTCTAACACGGGGCGGGATCCCGCCAGAATATGATAGAGGGCGGGAATAATATTAGGTCTTTGTGATGGAGAAAAATTCCTTTCGCGATTGTAAACTAATAACTATGCATATGGTTGACAATTGGCATGTTTCGTGATAAATTTATTCCATGCGAAAGATCGCCGGCATTGCCGCGCTCATTATTCTGTTTTACCCATCTGTCTCACATTCTGAAGACGCCCATAAGCTGGAGAAGATCGTGGTGACGCCATCCCGCCTTACTACGTACCTGTCAGAAAGCTCGCGCTCCGTAACGATACTTGATGAGGAAACGTTCAGTTACTCCGATTATAACGCTATCCCGGATATAATCGGGAATGTCGGAGGTATTGACATGCGGCGGAGAGGGCCCAATGGCGTCCAGGCTGATATAAATATCCGGGGGGCGACGTTCGAGCAGAATACGGTGCTGATAGACGGCGTCAACATTAATGACCCGCAGACAGGCCATTACAGCATGGACCTTCCTGTCACGATGATGGATGTCGACCGCATAGAGATATTGAAAGGGCCTGCGTCGAACCTTTACGGCGCGAACTCTTTCGGAGGCGTAATAAACATAGTAACGAAAAAGCCCGAAGGCAAGCAGGTCCTGATCAACGCCGGGGGAGGTTCATACGACTATGTCGACGGCGGTTTCTCGGTTTCGTACCCGATAGGGCCTGTAAATAACCGTTTTTCGTTCGAGGAGAGCAGGTCAAGCGGTTACATGCCCGAAACGGAATTCAATATCCTTTCCCTTATGGATACGGCAAGAGTGAATACGCCCGCAGGGGATTATGACTTCGTCTTCGGTTACACAAAAAAGGATTTCGGCGCCGGCAGTTTCTATTCCAATCTCTACCCGAACGAGGAAGAGCATACCGATACAAGATTCTTTAAGCTGGGCGGCAGCGCGGATAGCGGCGCGCTGAAAATAAGGCCGAAATTGTTCCTGAGGCGCCATTGGGATAAATTCGCCCTCGACAGGAACAGGCCGGGCTGGCAGACGAACTACCATACGACATACAGCTATGGGGGAGAGTTAGGCTTCATTATGACAGACCCGTTCATGGATGCCTCATACGGCTTCGAGCTGTCCAGGGATACGATAGATTCGACCAGCCTGCAGACGCATTCCAGGACGAAGGACGGGATATACCTAGAATTGTCGCCGCATCTCGCCGAAGGCCTGTATATAAACGGAGGAGCGCGCATAGACCGGTTTTCGGGATTCGGATGGGAGTGTTCTCCTTCGGTCAGCGTAAGTTACACCATATTAAAAGACGTGACCTTACGGGGCCTTGTCGGCAGGTCCTACAGGATACCGACATTTACGGATCTGTATTATAACGATAGCGCCAATATAGGGAATCCGGACCTTCGGCCGGAAAGCTCCTGGACATACGAAGCGGGCGCCGATTACCGGAAAGGCCCGGTATACTGTTCGGCCACTTTTTTCCACAGGAACTCTTATGACACGATAGACTGGACCAGGATGAATTCAGGGCTGCCGTGGCGCGCCTCGAATATAGGCTCCGTAGATACGAACGGATTTGAAATGGCCCTGGATATTTCGCCCAAGAAGATATCGGCGTCGATCCCGGTAGAAAAGGTATTTTTTAGTTACACCGCCGTCGATTCATACAGGAAGCACGACTATCTGTCAAAGTACGCCCTCGACTACCTTAAACAGCAGATCTCGGCGGGAGCCGAATTAAAGGCGTCCGGATTTTCAAATTACTGGGTGCTGAACTATAAAAAGAGGATAGG
It encodes the following:
- the pabB gene encoding aminodeoxychorismate synthase component I; the encoded protein is MSKIDVLIEELVYPPGAPDALKTLRSLPYCFFLDSASSPRTLGRYSFLGCDPFLIFRSKRDLIELEWSGGKTETLRSNPFDVLRRLLKKYTVVGSDDRVPFVSGAVGYFAYDLKDFVEKLPDSACDDLDLPDCILGFYDTIVAYDNLTGRTYIVSSGLPELGPAANDRRKKSRLGFFKERISGSYCRKTEFAADTEPILESNFSKASYIKAVEKAKRYIKKGDIYQVNLSQRFHAHAGIDPLCLYSRLRQVSPAPFSSFLGFREVSIAGSSPERFLLKRGRYIETRPIKGTRPRGSDTIEDSLLAQELARSRKDRAEHIMIVDLERNDLGRICVYGSVRPADSFVLEKYSNVFHLVSTVTGVLNNGVDAVDCLLATFPGGSITGAPKIRSMEIIEELEPVKRSVYTGAIGYISFDGNMDTSIVIRTFLIKGDDVYFQVGGGIVADSDPEKEYEETLDKAKGLMQALGVTNVPAAEPLSAMQEQI
- a CDS encoding 4Fe-4S dicluster domain-containing protein — encoded protein: MRYPKLRELIEAITALVKGPYTTKYPYKPHEPAKRFRGKPEYSNEGCIACTACSLVCPARAIEFRDTLSGKTPTRRMILHLDECHYCGQCSALCTTRDDTPPGIKHTTQFDLAGFDRASMVSTTEEKELVMCEVCGDVVTAKAHLEWIAKKLGPLAFSNPTLFITTLKNMGFADNVLQAARDYALRPDRIKVLCAKCRRKATLEKL
- the ilvE gene encoding branched-chain-amino-acid transaminase — its product is MKIWMNGKFVGGERAKISVFDRGFLYGDGVFETMRSYAGKVFCLDEHVRRLSSSMKAVRIRPPYSEKRLKDIVRKCLEVNKLKSAYIRLAITRGEGRFGIYYTDAFTPNVVIVAKEFGPYPGWMHSQGISACVVGVRQNEYSPVSYVKSMNFLNYILARFDAKDKGCDEAILTNTRGLIAEAATSNIFLVKSGTIIAPSLDTGIVPGITRDVVIRIARKMRITVKEKKVTRSEMLGADEAFLTNSLVEILPVTKIDGRRIGEGIPGEFTKLLHISYQKEVIRQTLS
- a CDS encoding TonB-dependent receptor — protein: MRKIAGIAALIILFYPSVSHSEDAHKLEKIVVTPSRLTTYLSESSRSVTILDEETFSYSDYNAIPDIIGNVGGIDMRRRGPNGVQADINIRGATFEQNTVLIDGVNINDPQTGHYSMDLPVTMMDVDRIEILKGPASNLYGANSFGGVINIVTKKPEGKQVLINAGGGSYDYVDGGFSVSYPIGPVNNRFSFEESRSSGYMPETEFNILSLMDTARVNTPAGDYDFVFGYTKKDFGAGSFYSNLYPNEEEHTDTRFFKLGGSADSGALKIRPKLFLRRHWDKFALDRNRPGWQTNYHTTYSYGGELGFIMTDPFMDASYGFELSRDTIDSTSLQTHSRTKDGIYLELSPHLAEGLYINGGARIDRFSGFGWECSPSVSVSYTILKDVTLRGLVGRSYRIPTFTDLYYNDSANIGNPDLRPESSWTYEAGADYRKGPVYCSATFFHRNSYDTIDWTRMNSGLPWRASNIGSVDTNGFEMALDISPKKISASIPVEKVFFSYTAVDSYRKHDYLSKYALDYLKQQISAGAELKASGFSNYWVLNYKKRIGDSGSVIVDTKVSKEVIKKGALKFEAFIEISNIFDTAYSEQSGIPMPGRWIKSGAHLEF
- a CDS encoding Na+/H+ antiporter subunit E; the protein is MMTNILSFLLWFGVWMLLTWPPSAANAVIGIFASAIVSFITSDMIPPKVSPLRNPLRYLWFIYYIIIFLWECLKANIDVAYRVIHPGLPIRPGTLRVKTGLKSDAGLTFLANSITLTPGTTSVDIDKENGYIYVHWLSVKDGLPGNRLPVAEKFENILKRIFE
- a CDS encoding PhoU domain-containing protein, which gives rise to MSTETIAKGESLIMDIKVIRDMAVSMADKVYDMLELTQKGFMEHKTEFLASAMKIENELNAMEKLLTRSILELSGESRKNEKDLVALEQMVEMFERMGDEAANLVERIEIKIHEKLLFSEAGVEQFNETYNAMKQSVNIMRDFLKAKNSILKRRVIDNGFHVKELVERYRKEHANRLVRGMCTQMGANMYFDMLDFTGNLARHASNIVKLF
- a CDS encoding cation:proton antiporter, translated to MKISKSMRWVMGLVSILAVAGAIIFMPVPSMLEWQSNFLARSFLCLIFSAFLCLYRLLRGPSAPDRAVAIDMLGILIVGFCAVLSIPTGRDWYIDVGIAWALQSFIGIMALAKYLEGKDLDE
- the mnhG gene encoding monovalent cation/H(+) antiporter subunit G — translated: MNETIGSALVIIGILFDFFGCLGLIRFPDVYTRLQASAKCITMGTCGILLGLLVFKGFTATGLKALLCLVFIILTAPVSAHALARGAYRSGVKPWEGTVIDEYRDDCER
- a CDS encoding hydrogenase maturation protease, with translation MNDGLRTELKARIKGSVAIVAIGNILRGDDGLGGKIIELLRSRNVKAALFDCGTAPENYIFPILSTSCDTIILIDAADLGIRPGEARVVGLESISGVSFSTHNPSPRLFTDLLKTGRDDLNIFVVCVQPKSTVLGQGLSKEVLEGIGILADAFLDVLK